A genome region from bacterium SCSIO 12844 includes the following:
- a CDS encoding phospholipase A: MQANTKQTPLIYQIVNSIANESKIPKQPEIRKTPQQQTKSVTQAINKVTPPEKSKTKWVSAPLTINLYKPNYILPYYYTFSPYQSVYQGQTPDNQELKNAEWKFQFSLNVPLVYIYNDHFRFNFAYSQLSYWQFYAPQSQYFRETDYEPELYMSTDLMNHVTGSVGIEHQSNGKGGDLERSWNRAYIQSTYNNDQYMLRLKLWDIIFRSESSDLHNPDIGNFMGYGEIIGAWKFYSDFELSVMLRSIKYPTTEIGFSFPVYGVIKGYLQFFSGYGQSLIEYNHHTNAIGIGITINNWI; this comes from the coding sequence TTGCAGGCAAATACAAAACAAACACCACTAATTTATCAGATCGTAAACTCAATTGCGAATGAATCAAAAATACCTAAGCAACCAGAAATTAGAAAAACACCACAACAGCAAACCAAATCAGTTACACAAGCAATCAATAAAGTTACACCACCTGAAAAATCAAAAACAAAGTGGGTTAGTGCGCCATTAACGATTAACCTATATAAACCAAACTATATCCTACCTTATTACTACACATTCTCTCCATATCAATCTGTTTATCAAGGCCAAACACCTGATAATCAAGAACTTAAAAATGCAGAATGGAAGTTTCAATTTAGTTTAAATGTACCATTAGTTTATATATACAATGATCACTTCCGCTTTAATTTTGCTTATTCTCAACTGTCTTATTGGCAATTTTATGCACCACAATCACAATATTTTCGTGAAACAGATTATGAACCTGAGCTTTACATGTCCACTGACTTAATGAATCATGTTACAGGTAGTGTAGGTATTGAGCATCAATCAAATGGTAAAGGTGGTGATTTAGAACGTAGTTGGAATCGCGCCTACATTCAAAGTACATATAATAATGACCAATATATGCTTAGATTAAAATTATGGGATATTATTTTTAGATCAGAATCTAGTGATCTTCATAACCCTGATATTGGAAATTTTATGGGCTATGGTGAAATAATAGGTGCCTGGAAATTTTATAGTGACTTTGAACTTAGCGTAATGCTAAGAAGTATTAAATACCCAACAACTGAAATTGGCTTCAGCTTTCCTGTCTATGGTGTTATTAAAGGCTATTTACAGTTTTTCTCAGGCTATGGTCAAAGCTTAATAGAATATAATCACCATACCAATGCAATAGGTATTGGTATTACGATTAATAATTGGATTTAG
- a CDS encoding lipoate--protein ligase, translated as MNNKHHHINAKLYIQHQTNPFYNLAVEKYLYNHIAYNDPILYLWRNDPCVVIGRAQNPWIECNLDFMKQNNIPMIRRHSGGGTVFHDLNNLNFSFLSPPNYYNKEMHLNIIINALKTLDIKATISPRNDILLPVNNKNYKISGSAYRESRKQSLHHGTLLIGGDVDLLNQCIHSKENSIDAKGVKSVRSEVLTLRHIKPKLMIDSVVNAICQSFINTYSNTEIIQLNTSDQLCDTNNEIDDEMQRLQSWDWRFGKTLPFEKQFEINKDHYIVSVKHGLIETVKDKDKNLIKINDKIAFLNNLEQIKSIV; from the coding sequence ATGAATAATAAACACCATCATATTAATGCAAAGCTTTATATTCAGCATCAAACCAATCCTTTTTATAATTTAGCTGTTGAAAAATATTTATATAATCATATTGCATATAATGATCCCATACTTTATTTATGGCGTAATGATCCATGTGTTGTCATTGGTCGCGCACAAAACCCTTGGATTGAATGCAACCTTGATTTTATGAAGCAAAATAATATTCCAATGATTCGTCGTCATAGCGGAGGTGGCACAGTTTTTCATGATTTAAATAATCTAAATTTTTCATTCCTATCTCCGCCTAATTATTACAATAAAGAAATGCATTTAAACATAATTATTAATGCTTTAAAAACTTTAGACATTAAAGCTACTATCTCACCTAGAAATGATATTTTATTACCCGTTAATAATAAAAATTATAAAATCTCAGGTAGTGCCTATCGAGAATCTCGAAAACAGTCATTACATCATGGTACTTTATTAATTGGCGGTGATGTTGATTTACTTAATCAATGCATTCATAGTAAAGAAAATAGTATTGATGCCAAAGGAGTTAAGTCTGTTCGATCTGAAGTTTTAACTTTACGCCATATAAAGCCTAAATTAATGATTGATTCTGTTGTTAATGCCATTTGCCAGTCATTTATCAATACTTATTCTAATACAGAGATAATACAACTTAATACATCTGATCAACTATGTGATACCAATAATGAAATCGATGATGAGATGCAAAGGCTCCAAAGTTGGGATTGGCGTTTTGGTAAAACATTACCGTTTGAAAAACAATTTGAAATTAATAAGGATCATTATATTGTTTCTGTTAAGCATGGCTTGATTGAGACAGTTAAAGATAAAGATAAAAATCTAATTAAGATTAATGATAAAATTGCTTTTTTAAATAACTTAGAGCAAATTAAATCTATTGTTTAA
- the erpA gene encoding iron-sulfur cluster insertion protein ErpA — MSEAVQTASPVNFTDAAALKVKELIEEEGNFELKLRVYITGGGCSGFQYGFTFDETQNGDDIAIENQGVILLIDAMSFQYLIGADVDYKEDVEGAHFIIRNPNAKTTCGCGSSFSV, encoded by the coding sequence ATGAGTGAGGCTGTTCAAACAGCATCACCGGTTAATTTTACCGATGCTGCTGCACTAAAGGTGAAAGAGTTAATTGAAGAAGAAGGTAATTTTGAATTAAAATTGCGAGTTTATATTACAGGTGGTGGTTGTTCTGGCTTTCAGTATGGCTTTACCTTTGATGAAACTCAAAATGGTGATGATATAGCTATTGAAAATCAAGGTGTGATTTTATTGATTGATGCGATGAGTTTTCAATATCTTATTGGCGCGGATGTAGACTATAAAGAAGACGTTGAAGGTGCGCATTTTATTATTAGAAATCCAAATGCAAAAACAACCTGTGGTTGTGGTTCTTCATTTTCTGTTTAA
- a CDS encoding penicillin-binding protein 2, translated as MQDYSKAPDLTDSLKKKKSNQQNKPKIAITIIIAVIIMLILVGILISRIVYLDTAESQFLNQKGNNEAIHSYNIHAARGLLLDRDGRPLAVSTMLYEVIFDIKIMKDNPKKYQLLSQIPVAGFDINSINQLIGEYPNKRYYIAAKYIPPNQAREIKSLHIPGVHLQKQMRTYYPLADIASQVVGFTNSKNQGQSGIELQYNSNLLGKSGQKTIETDAYGNLIRNINIATLPHDGQDIQLSIDSMIQYFAYQALKKGVIKAEASSGSVAVINPKTGEVLAIASYPGFNPNAFSQRSGAGVKNRAIVDTFEPGSTIKPFIAALALNMNKITPDTVFDTSPGTYRIQKHIIHDDANFGAITVTQIIQKSSNIGILKIEQLIPKIDVYHYLQNLGFGGSSFLFPGINMGYLPYIPKLGELSYANISFGYAMTSSVLQLAHAYTVFANNGKLCPLSLTKTNLSNLECKQIVKPEVTNDILAMLKSVTNTHGTGVLASIAGYDVGGKTGTTNQVVNGQFSHKYYNAVFAGIAPLHNPRLVIVIWIDKPLKGRLYRFGGVSAAPIFAQIAENSLKYLGVSYTTDLEPYNKISGNKQWLLKVIANN; from the coding sequence ATGCAAGATTATTCTAAAGCCCCAGACTTAACAGACTCGTTGAAGAAAAAAAAATCAAATCAACAAAATAAACCTAAAATTGCCATTACCATTATTATTGCTGTAATTATTATGCTAATACTTGTTGGCATTCTTATTAGTCGCATTGTTTATCTTGATACAGCAGAAAGTCAGTTCCTAAATCAAAAGGGAAATAATGAAGCCATTCATTCATATAATATACATGCAGCAAGAGGCTTACTACTTGATAGAGATGGTAGACCCTTAGCTGTTAGTACAATGCTGTATGAAGTGATTTTTGATATTAAAATAATGAAGGATAATCCTAAAAAATATCAGTTATTATCACAAATTCCTGTTGCTGGGTTTGATATAAATTCAATAAATCAATTAATTGGCGAGTATCCAAATAAACGATACTATATTGCAGCAAAATATATTCCACCGAATCAAGCTCGAGAAATAAAATCACTACATATACCAGGCGTACATCTACAAAAACAAATGCGAACCTACTACCCATTAGCAGATATCGCCTCACAGGTAGTTGGCTTTACTAATTCAAAAAATCAAGGCCAATCTGGAATTGAGCTACAATATAACTCTAACTTACTCGGTAAAAGCGGTCAAAAAACGATTGAAACAGATGCTTACGGTAATCTAATACGCAATATCAATATTGCAACATTACCTCATGATGGCCAAGATATTCAGCTAAGTATTGATAGCATGATCCAATATTTTGCATATCAAGCACTAAAAAAAGGTGTAATTAAAGCCGAAGCTTCTAGTGGTTCTGTCGCTGTGATTAACCCAAAAACAGGAGAAGTTTTAGCCATTGCTAGCTATCCTGGATTCAATCCAAATGCTTTTTCACAACGAAGTGGTGCTGGTGTTAAAAATAGAGCGATTGTTGATACATTTGAACCTGGCTCTACCATAAAGCCATTTATTGCAGCATTAGCACTTAATATGAATAAAATTACACCAGATACTGTATTTGATACATCTCCTGGAACTTACCGCATTCAAAAACACATCATTCATGATGATGCCAATTTTGGTGCAATTACCGTTACTCAAATTATTCAAAAATCGTCTAATATTGGTATCTTAAAAATTGAACAGTTAATCCCTAAAATTGATGTTTATCATTATCTTCAAAATTTAGGTTTTGGTGGCTCATCATTCTTATTCCCTGGTATTAATATGGGCTATTTACCCTATATTCCAAAACTAGGTGAATTAAGCTATGCTAACATCTCATTTGGTTATGCGATGACTTCTTCTGTATTACAGTTAGCACATGCCTATACAGTTTTTGCAAATAATGGAAAGTTATGCCCACTATCACTTACTAAAACTAACTTATCCAACTTAGAATGTAAGCAAATTGTTAAACCTGAAGTAACAAATGATATATTAGCTATGTTAAAAAGTGTCACCAATACTCATGGCACCGGTGTATTAGCTTCTATTGCTGGATATGACGTTGGTGGAAAAACTGGCACAACTAACCAAGTTGTCAATGGTCAATTCTCACATAAATATTATAATGCTGTCTTTGCTGGCATTGCCCCGCTCCACAATCCAAGGTTAGTTATTGTCATCTGGATTGATAAACCATTAAAGGGCAGACTTTATCGTTTTGGTGGCGTATCTGCAGCACCAATTTTTGCTCAAATTGCTGAAAATTCACTCAAATATTTAGGAGTTTCTTATACGACTGATTTAGAACCATACAATAAGATTAGTGGAAATAAACAATGGTTGCTTAAAGTCATTGCAAATAACTAA
- the pnp gene encoding polyribonucleotide nucleotidyltransferase encodes MKVYKQVFQLGDKQVEIETGHIARQATAAVTVRMGDTLVLVTAVARKEAKEGIDFFPLTVNYQERAYAAGKIPGGFNKREGRSSEHETLTARLIDRPLRPLFPKGFHNEIQIVASVLSFDLEVPADIPALIGASASLALSGVPFDGPVAGCRVGFIDGKYVLNPSFEALESSDLDLVVAGTKDAVLMVESEARGLPEEVMLGAVLYGHKEMRGAITAINELVEYAGKEKWDWQPKKDSKELTVAVKKAFKDKIKDAFIIKEKQVRNEQLSLLKSQAIEMFVAEADDSLVEKEVVEVIGKLEREHVRNTILDGEPRIDGRDTRTVRPIEVKTGVLPRAHGSALFTRGETQAIVVATLGNDRDAQLIERFQGDIRNRYMLHYNFPPYCVGETGMMGAPKRREVGHGNLARRAISAVFPDEETYPYVVRVVSEITESNGSSSMATVCGSSLAMMDAGVPLAAPVAGIAMGLIKEGDRFAVLSDILGDEDHLGDMDFKVAGTAHGVTALQMDIKVAGITREIMASALDQAKEGRLHILNIMNEQLNETRKELSDYAPRIHLLKTGSEKIKDIKGKGGSNIRKITEETGANIDLDDSGEVKIFTTNKPMLDKVLSMMASTAAEVESGQIYQGTVLKVMDFGAFVSLLPGKDGLLHISKMSSDHVENVSDFLEEGQSVNVKVVDVDRFGKVKLSMIDVDQ; translated from the coding sequence GTGAAAGTATATAAACAGGTATTTCAGTTAGGCGATAAGCAAGTTGAAATAGAAACGGGTCATATTGCTCGTCAAGCAACTGCAGCAGTGACTGTAAGAATGGGGGATACCCTTGTTCTAGTGACAGCTGTTGCAAGAAAAGAGGCAAAAGAAGGGATAGATTTTTTCCCATTGACAGTTAATTATCAAGAACGTGCTTACGCTGCTGGGAAGATTCCTGGAGGTTTTAATAAACGTGAAGGTCGTTCAAGTGAGCATGAAACTTTAACTGCACGATTAATTGATCGACCTTTAAGACCATTATTTCCAAAGGGCTTTCATAATGAGATACAAATTGTTGCAAGTGTTTTATCTTTTGATCTGGAAGTTCCAGCTGATATTCCTGCATTGATTGGTGCTTCAGCATCACTTGCATTATCTGGTGTGCCATTTGATGGACCAGTTGCTGGTTGCCGTGTTGGTTTTATTGATGGCAAGTATGTTTTAAACCCGTCATTTGAAGCCTTAGAAAGCTCAGACCTTGACTTAGTAGTTGCCGGTACAAAAGATGCGGTACTAATGGTTGAGTCAGAAGCAAGGGGTTTACCTGAAGAAGTAATGCTTGGTGCAGTACTTTATGGGCATAAGGAAATGCGAGGTGCTATTACTGCGATTAATGAACTAGTTGAATATGCAGGAAAAGAAAAATGGGATTGGCAGCCTAAAAAAGATAGTAAAGAATTAACGGTAGCAGTTAAAAAGGCATTTAAAGACAAAATTAAAGATGCTTTTATAATTAAAGAAAAACAAGTGCGTAATGAACAATTATCTTTACTTAAAAGTCAGGCAATTGAAATGTTTGTTGCAGAAGCAGATGATTCATTGGTCGAGAAAGAAGTAGTAGAAGTGATTGGAAAACTAGAACGTGAGCATGTTAGAAATACTATTTTAGATGGTGAACCAAGAATTGATGGACGTGATACTCGCACTGTGCGTCCGATTGAAGTTAAAACTGGCGTTTTACCTCGTGCACATGGTTCTGCATTATTTACTCGTGGTGAGACACAAGCCATTGTTGTTGCAACCTTAGGAAATGATAGAGATGCTCAGCTGATTGAGCGATTCCAAGGTGATATACGTAATCGTTATATGTTACATTATAACTTTCCACCTTATTGTGTAGGTGAAACTGGAATGATGGGTGCTCCTAAGCGCCGTGAAGTTGGCCATGGCAATCTTGCGCGTCGTGCAATATCTGCTGTTTTTCCTGATGAAGAAACATATCCCTATGTTGTGCGTGTAGTATCAGAAATTACAGAATCTAATGGCTCTAGTTCAATGGCAACTGTGTGTGGTTCATCATTAGCAATGATGGATGCAGGTGTGCCGCTAGCAGCTCCAGTTGCTGGTATTGCAATGGGCTTGATTAAAGAAGGTGATCGTTTTGCTGTATTATCTGATATCTTAGGTGATGAAGATCATTTAGGTGATATGGACTTTAAAGTTGCAGGTACGGCTCATGGTGTTACTGCATTACAGATGGATATTAAAGTTGCTGGCATTACTCGTGAGATAATGGCTAGTGCTTTAGATCAAGCAAAAGAGGGTCGTTTACATATTTTAAATATCATGAATGAGCAGCTTAATGAGACACGTAAAGAGTTATCTGATTATGCGCCACGTATTCATTTATTAAAAACTGGCTCTGAGAAAATTAAAGATATTAAAGGCAAAGGCGGCTCAAATATCCGTAAAATTACTGAAGAAACAGGTGCTAACATTGATTTAGATGATTCAGGTGAAGTGAAAATTTTCACAACAAATAAACCAATGCTAGATAAAGTTTTATCAATGATGGCTTCGACAGCTGCTGAAGTTGAATCAGGTCAAATTTATCAAGGTACTGTTTTAAAGGTAATGGATTTTGGTGCATTTGTAAGTCTTTTACCAGGTAAAGATGGCTTGTTACATATTTCTAAAATGAGCTCAGATCATGTAGAGAATGTATCTGACTTTTTAGAAGAAGGCCAATCAGTTAATGTCAAAGTAGTTGATGTTGACCGCTTTGGTAAGGTAAAATTATCTATGATCGATGTTGATCAATAA
- the lpdA gene encoding dihydrolipoyl dehydrogenase: MTTKQTEVVVLGSGPGGYSAAFRAADLGKKVTLIERYDSLGGVCLNVGCIPSKALLHIAKVVDEANDLKGKGVIEFGEVKFNREKILKWKNNVVSKLTTGLKGMAKMRNVDVVHGYGKFTSDKSIEVEKDGKTTTVNFENAIIAAGSQPINLPFIPEDPRIIDSTGALEMAEIPKNMLIIGGGIIGLEMAQVYHTLSSKITVVEFMDQLMGAADKDVVKPYEKMVSKHYDIRLETKVTKVEAKEDGIYVSMEGKKGNDTPEKFDRVLVAVGRTPNGKLIGAEAAGIHVDERGFIPVDKQQKTNVSNIFAIGDIVGQPMLAHKAVPEGRLAAEVIAGKKHFFDPKCIASVAYTDPEVAWTGLTEKEAKEKGIKYDKGVFPWAASGRSLSLGRDEGMTKVIFDENNVIIGAGIVGPNAGELIAEASLAIEMGADAEDIALTIHPHPTLSETLALATEVFEGTVTDLPNKPKKK; this comes from the coding sequence ATGACCACAAAACAGACTGAAGTTGTTGTTTTAGGCAGCGGCCCAGGTGGATATAGTGCAGCATTTAGAGCTGCTGATTTAGGTAAAAAAGTAACGTTAATTGAACGTTATGATTCATTAGGTGGTGTATGTTTAAATGTTGGCTGTATCCCATCAAAAGCTTTATTACATATTGCTAAGGTTGTTGATGAAGCCAATGATTTAAAAGGCAAAGGTGTAATTGAATTTGGTGAAGTTAAATTCAACCGTGAAAAAATCCTTAAATGGAAAAATAATGTTGTTAGCAAATTAACGACTGGCCTTAAAGGTATGGCAAAAATGCGTAATGTTGATGTTGTACATGGCTATGGTAAGTTTACTTCTGATAAGTCAATTGAAGTTGAAAAAGATGGTAAAACAACTACCGTTAATTTTGAAAATGCCATTATTGCTGCAGGCAGTCAACCAATCAATTTACCTTTTATCCCAGAAGATCCACGCATAATTGATTCTACTGGCGCATTAGAAATGGCTGAGATTCCTAAAAATATGCTAATTATTGGTGGTGGTATTATTGGCCTTGAAATGGCACAGGTTTACCACACACTAAGCAGTAAGATTACAGTTGTTGAGTTTATGGATCAGTTAATGGGTGCGGCAGATAAAGATGTTGTTAAACCTTATGAAAAAATGGTTTCAAAACATTATGATATTCGTCTTGAGACCAAAGTCACTAAAGTTGAAGCTAAAGAAGATGGTATTTATGTTTCAATGGAAGGCAAAAAAGGTAATGACACACCTGAGAAATTTGATCGTGTATTAGTCGCTGTTGGTCGCACACCTAATGGTAAGCTAATTGGTGCTGAAGCAGCAGGTATTCATGTTGATGAGCGTGGATTTATTCCAGTTGATAAACAACAAAAAACTAATGTTTCTAATATTTTTGCAATTGGCGATATTGTTGGCCAACCAATGCTTGCACATAAGGCAGTTCCTGAAGGTCGATTAGCTGCTGAAGTGATTGCTGGCAAAAAACACTTCTTTGATCCTAAATGTATCGCTTCTGTTGCTTATACCGATCCTGAAGTTGCTTGGACTGGCCTTACTGAAAAAGAAGCCAAAGAAAAAGGCATTAAATATGATAAAGGTGTCTTCCCTTGGGCTGCAAGTGGTCGCTCATTAAGTCTTGGCCGTGATGAAGGTATGACTAAAGTTATCTTTGATGAAAATAATGTCATTATTGGTGCTGGTATTGTTGGGCCAAATGCTGGTGAATTAATCGCTGAAGCTTCTCTTGCAATTGAAATGGGTGCTGATGCTGAAGATATCGCACTTACTATTCACCCTCACCCAACCTTATCTGAAACTTTAGCACTAGCAACTGAAGTTTTTGAAGGCACAGTAACTGACCTTCCTAATAAACCAAAGAAAAAATAA
- a CDS encoding ankyrin repeat domain-containing protein gives MNKVNGWVANIHGIRNPITDHPFSPEGNNWNVNFLGPMGSVLEDGYFYAQDRLSNLKSYGKWSKDENGNVNQMLYQKDDEGKNNQIGVKHGDKYKQETKQVGGSLAHQDKLMNISIYPTTKKQGMNIDSIFSQITNSSMGAGFIYARHSRTDLKSMLSDVNHLDVSKNLTLSICRGGFLLPPFQTQWDSDNNKGPYIVDELQTLRLHDIAKQARQCHRPELIEKAQEIIRENPEEINKIDKDGRTALFYALSSENYELANLLIDHGVVYGDNNMLNLIIYNQPSDDLYMIMSDHYNIEINSGRLNNDLQQTMKFAIGLNKVNEIKSIMKLNIPFDLSKESFDELINEAGKNDRVINILNENKAKLCPSLELQNPIMPFSSFDSLNERGSVNDVEPLH, from the coding sequence ATGAATAAAGTTAATGGCTGGGTTGCAAATATTCATGGTATTCGTAATCCAATTACAGATCATCCATTTTCTCCAGAAGGTAATAATTGGAATGTAAATTTTTTAGGACCTATGGGAAGTGTTTTAGAGGATGGATACTTTTATGCGCAAGATAGGCTTTCTAATTTAAAAAGCTATGGTAAATGGAGTAAAGATGAAAATGGTAATGTTAATCAAATGCTATATCAAAAAGATGATGAGGGAAAAAATAATCAAATTGGTGTGAAACATGGTGATAAATATAAACAAGAAACAAAACAAGTTGGTGGTTCACTAGCTCACCAAGATAAATTAATGAATATTAGTATTTATCCAACTACAAAAAAGCAGGGTATGAATATTGATAGTATCTTTAGCCAAATTACTAATTCGTCAATGGGCGCAGGTTTTATATATGCTCGTCATAGCAGAACAGACTTAAAAAGTATGTTATCAGATGTTAACCATTTAGATGTTAGTAAAAATTTAACACTAAGCATATGTCGGGGTGGGTTTCTATTGCCTCCTTTTCAAACACAGTGGGATAGTGATAATAATAAAGGGCCATATATTGTAGATGAGCTTCAAACTTTAAGATTACATGATATTGCAAAACAAGCACGACAGTGTCATAGACCTGAGTTAATTGAAAAAGCACAGGAAATTATACGGGAAAACCCTGAAGAAATTAATAAAATAGATAAAGATGGTCGTACAGCGCTTTTTTATGCTCTATCAAGTGAAAATTATGAATTAGCTAATTTATTAATAGATCATGGTGTAGTTTATGGTGACAATAATATGTTAAATCTTATTATTTATAATCAACCATCAGATGACCTATATATGATTATGTCAGACCATTATAATATTGAAATTAATAGTGGTAGATTAAATAACGATCTACAGCAAACAATGAAATTTGCAATTGGTTTAAACAAAGTTAATGAAATTAAATCAATTATGAAATTGAATATACCATTTGATTTATCAAAAGAGAGTTTTGATGAGCTGATTAATGAAGCAGGTAAAAATGATAGGGTAATAAATATTTTAAATGAAAATAAAGCTAAATTATGCCCCTCTCTTGAGTTACAAAATCCAATTATGCCATTTAGTAGTTTTGATAGTTTAAATGAAAGAGGTAGTGTTAATGATGTTGAACCACTTCATTAA
- the rpsO gene encoding 30S ribosomal protein S15: protein MITAEKKQEIVAKYGKDETDTGSTEVQVALLTARIIDLTEHFKIHKHDFHSRRGLLRLVSQRRQLLDYLKSKNIDRYRTLIDQLGLRR from the coding sequence ATGATTACAGCCGAAAAGAAACAAGAAATTGTTGCAAAGTATGGTAAAGATGAAACTGATACAGGTTCAACAGAAGTGCAAGTTGCTCTTTTAACTGCGCGTATTATTGATTTAACAGAGCATTTCAAAATACATAAGCATGACTTCCACTCAAGAAGAGGCTTATTACGATTAGTTAGTCAACGTCGTCAACTACTTGATTATTTAAAATCAAAGAATATTGATCGTTATCGTACATTGATCGATCAGCTTGGTTTACGTCGTTAA
- a CDS encoding D-alanyl-D-alanine carboxypeptidase, whose protein sequence is MLNKKLLTSLTLIALGISTVHAQTDTLDKYQVPLNKYGAVDANAHIPLNVQVPAQPADFKLPQITTAAAIWSKQVPPQPTLDVASYIVMDAKSGNIIAQSDANKRIAPASLTKLMLLYVVFEQLKAGTMSLDTQIQVPTVAWATGGSRMFLKPGSKVSVKDLLEGVIVASGNDAAVTLATYVAGTQEAFVDMMNQYAKKLGLTNTHFTTIMGLPAPNLYSSAYDMAKIGRDIILDFPQYYYMFKQKEFSYNGITQTNYNKLLFIDQYADGLKTGSTSEAGFSLVASEQQPDKTRLVAVVIGANNQKSSATAAYTLLKYANRFFTTDYVHMSNDPIGKLAVYKGEVNEIHYGTDGTVAITYPYNVKPSDLKTNVDIKQPLIAPIAKGQTIGQLTVTYKDRTLAITPVVSLESDPEGNIWQKMKGTVSLWLS, encoded by the coding sequence ATGCTGAATAAAAAATTACTCACTTCATTAACACTTATCGCACTTGGTATTTCAACCGTTCATGCTCAAACGGACACTTTAGATAAATATCAAGTCCCTTTAAATAAATATGGTGCAGTTGATGCCAATGCACATATCCCTTTAAATGTTCAGGTCCCAGCCCAACCAGCTGATTTTAAATTACCTCAAATTACAACCGCTGCAGCTATTTGGTCTAAACAGGTTCCACCACAACCAACTTTAGATGTTGCAAGTTATATTGTAATGGATGCTAAAAGTGGCAATATCATTGCACAAAGTGATGCAAATAAACGTATTGCTCCTGCAAGTCTAACTAAATTAATGCTTTTATATGTTGTTTTTGAGCAGTTAAAAGCTGGTACAATGAGCTTAGATACACAAATTCAAGTACCTACTGTTGCCTGGGCAACTGGTGGCTCACGTATGTTTTTAAAACCTGGTAGTAAAGTTAGCGTTAAAGATTTATTAGAAGGTGTTATTGTTGCCTCTGGTAATGATGCTGCTGTGACTTTAGCAACCTATGTTGCCGGCACACAAGAAGCTTTTGTTGATATGATGAATCAATATGCTAAAAAACTTGGACTGACAAATACACATTTTACTACAATTATGGGATTACCAGCACCTAATCTTTATTCATCAGCTTATGATATGGCTAAGATTGGTCGTGATATTATATTGGATTTCCCACAGTATTATTACATGTTTAAACAAAAAGAATTTTCTTATAATGGCATTACACAAACTAATTACAATAAACTTCTTTTTATTGATCAGTATGCGGACGGCTTAAAAACAGGTTCAACTTCTGAAGCAGGATTTTCTTTAGTTGCATCAGAACAACAACCTGATAAAACTCGCTTAGTTGCAGTTGTTATTGGCGCTAATAATCAAAAATCCAGTGCAACAGCTGCTTATACATTATTAAAATATGCTAATCGCTTTTTTACAACTGACTATGTTCATATGTCTAACGATCCAATTGGTAAGCTTGCTGTCTATAAAGGTGAAGTCAATGAAATTCATTATGGTACTGATGGTACTGTTGCGATTACCTACCCATATAATGTTAAACCAAGCGACCTTAAAACGAATGTTGATATCAAACAGCCATTAATTGCGCCCATTGCAAAAGGTCAAACTATTGGTCAATTAACCGTTACTTATAAAGATCGGACTTTGGCTATTACGCCTGTTGTTTCATTGGAGTCTGATCCTGAAGGTAATATTTGGCAAAAAATGAAAGGTACGGTGTCTCTTTGGCTCTCATAA